One genomic window of Candidatus Nitrosopumilus sediminis includes the following:
- a CDS encoding LSM domain-containing protein, translated as MADEISTLMTNSKGKVVLLRLRNTRTVQGTLRDFDIHMNLTLEDAEDVTEEKHEKLGKILLRGDNILAVSLPEEES; from the coding sequence ATGGCCGATGAAATTTCCACATTAATGACAAATAGCAAAGGCAAAGTTGTTTTACTTCGATTGAGAAACACTAGAACTGTTCAGGGCACACTCAGAGATTTTGACATTCACATGAATTTGACACTAGAAGATGCTGAAGATGTTACCGAAGAGAAACATGAGAAACTAGGAAAAATTTTACTCCGTGGAGATAACATTTTGGCAGTATCTTTGCCAGAAGAAGAATCTTAG
- a CDS encoding tetratricopeptide repeat protein: MLGYVLGLFLVLTVMTPVVFIDVFADTFSVSFDKELYDLGDSLTVSGQILELGMPEIAMSIYDPDGKILSANSLEITPEQTFSKTIQLDSPFYEKTGQYMVKLDYGKTSESHYFAVQGESLEPEILIEENSIPEILLLYTEQKQYTDGDVIKITGQVSSVDSPTVLIGIYDPFGMPGGFYFGAIDSNLEFTTSFLVKDGVNFRVDGTYSVKAHYAESEAISFFDYYKVPQIDDSLDESNESEIEDEKTEQPSDVPSETKITTSETTTDETTTDETTTDETTTDETTTDETTTDETTTDETTTDETTTDETTTDETTTDETQNNSDPIDDSTIIKTPQETTPNNDTITKTISKEIPTKKINDSENKVTKTIQEKLPTQNKVKKENNLTVEDIELGKLLNQIQLECDSSTYADTISYYDGMGPALYRLCKFDSSLNFFNESLIENPDDVEILTNKGSALGKLGYFSEAIVFYDHAIKIDPNFLPAKNNKANALANLGQFDDAILLYNQVLNQNPNYLTAAKNLRIVMSAIPDLHNDSSTSEIEKITYFESPEKTTGSNFEKQKPNDFFEEVSIAFSTLGSLFGFLN; this comes from the coding sequence GTGTTAGGATATGTTTTAGGACTTTTCTTAGTGTTAACCGTGATGACCCCTGTGGTTTTCATAGATGTCTTTGCAGATACATTTAGCGTAAGTTTTGATAAGGAACTTTATGATCTCGGTGATTCCCTAACTGTTTCAGGCCAAATACTCGAACTTGGAATGCCTGAAATTGCCATGAGCATCTATGATCCAGACGGGAAAATCCTGTCTGCAAATAGTTTGGAAATTACTCCTGAACAAACATTTTCTAAAACCATACAGCTTGATTCTCCATTCTATGAAAAAACCGGTCAGTATATGGTAAAATTAGACTATGGGAAAACTTCTGAGAGCCATTATTTTGCTGTTCAAGGGGAATCATTAGAGCCTGAAATTCTAATTGAAGAAAATAGCATACCTGAAATCCTCTTACTTTACACCGAACAAAAACAATACACTGATGGTGACGTGATAAAAATTACTGGTCAAGTTTCATCTGTGGATTCACCAACTGTTCTAATTGGAATCTATGATCCGTTTGGAATGCCTGGTGGATTTTATTTTGGTGCAATAGATTCTAACTTGGAATTCACTACAAGCTTTCTTGTAAAGGATGGTGTAAATTTCAGAGTCGATGGAACCTACTCTGTAAAAGCACATTATGCTGAATCTGAAGCGATATCATTTTTTGATTATTACAAAGTGCCACAAATTGATGACTCTTTAGATGAATCAAACGAATCTGAAATTGAAGATGAAAAAACAGAACAACCCTCTGATGTTCCATCAGAAACTAAAATCACTACATCTGAAACAACAACTGATGAAACAACAACTGATGAAACAACAACTGATGAAACAACAACTGATGAAACAACAACTGATGAAACAACAACTGATGAAACAACAACTGATGAAACAACAACTGATGAAACAACAACTGATGAAACAACAACTGATGAAACAACAACTGATGAAACACAAAATAATTCTGACCCTATTGATGATTCTACAATAATTAAAACTCCACAAGAAACTACACCAAATAATGATACTATAACAAAAACTATTTCAAAAGAAATTCCTACTAAAAAAATTAATGATTCAGAAAACAAGGTGACAAAAACAATTCAAGAAAAACTTCCAACACAAAATAAAGTGAAAAAAGAAAATAATCTTACTGTGGAAGATATAGAGTTGGGAAAATTACTAAATCAAATTCAATTGGAATGTGATTCTAGCACATACGCTGATACCATCTCATACTATGATGGAATGGGTCCTGCATTGTATCGCTTATGTAAATTTGATAGCTCATTGAATTTTTTTAATGAGTCATTAATTGAGAATCCTGATGATGTTGAAATCCTTACAAACAAAGGTTCCGCTTTGGGAAAATTAGGTTATTTTTCAGAGGCTATAGTGTTCTATGATCATGCTATCAAGATTGATCCAAATTTCCTCCCCGCAAAAAATAACAAAGCAAACGCCCTTGCAAATTTAGGACAATTCGATGATGCAATTCTTTTGTATAATCAAGTCTTGAATCAAAATCCAAATTATCTAACTGCTGCAAAGAATCTTCGTATCGTAATGTCTGCAATTCCTGATTTACATAATGATTCATCTACTTCGGAGATTGAAAAAATCACTTATTTTGAATCTCCTGAAAAAACCACCGGTAGTAATTTTGAAAAACAAAAACCAAATGATTTTTTTGAAGAAGTAAGTATCGCGTTTTCCACATTGGGTTCACTATTTGGTTTTCTAAACTAA
- a CDS encoding ribosomal L7Ae/L30e/S12e/Gadd45 family protein, with the protein MSKILEKSLKDARKEDKLTMGAKQVLNSVKNSKLIVLSQSMKKEMFEQIESDAKKEKIPLVNFQGTSVALGRLCGLQFRISTISFTSIDDASIKSILKDTQAEEKND; encoded by the coding sequence ATGAGTAAGATACTTGAGAAATCATTAAAGGATGCCCGAAAAGAAGACAAGCTAACTATGGGTGCTAAACAAGTTTTGAACTCTGTAAAAAATTCCAAGCTAATTGTATTGTCTCAATCAATGAAAAAAGAAATGTTTGAGCAAATTGAATCAGATGCAAAAAAAGAAAAAATACCTCTAGTAAACTTTCAAGGAACATCAGTCGCATTAGGAAGATTATGTGGCTTACAATTTAGAATTTCAACAATTTCATTTACATCAATAGACGATGCTAGCATCAAATCAATTTTAAAAGATACACAAGCTGAGGAAAAAAATGATTAA
- a CDS encoding NusA-like transcription termination signal-binding factor, with product MTQSIKLTTDQMRMMSLFQNVTGATARDCVEDEKQDRVIFVVNTGKMGLAIGKGGIHIKSLQNIVKRNVELVEFDEDPAKFLSNLLNSKLISEVKINKRPDGTKQAIVMVDARKKGIVVGREGRNAEKARLLAKRYFDISSVLINSPERATLEM from the coding sequence ATGACACAATCAATTAAACTCACAACTGATCAAATGCGAATGATGTCACTTTTCCAAAATGTAACTGGTGCAACAGCACGTGATTGTGTAGAAGATGAAAAACAAGATAGAGTAATTTTTGTAGTTAATACTGGTAAAATGGGACTTGCAATTGGCAAGGGTGGAATTCATATCAAATCATTACAAAATATTGTAAAGAGAAATGTCGAATTGGTAGAATTTGATGAAGATCCGGCAAAATTTTTGTCTAATTTGCTTAATTCAAAACTAATTTCTGAAGTAAAAATAAATAAACGTCCTGATGGAACAAAACAGGCAATAGTTATGGTAGATGCAAGAAAGAAAGGAATTGTAGTCGGAAGAGAAGGCAGAAATGCAGAGAAAGCAAGACTTCTTGCAAAACGATATTTTGATATTAGTAGTGTGTTGATTAACAGTCCTGAACGGGCTACTTTGGAGATGTAA
- a CDS encoding 30S ribosomal protein S12, with protein sequence MRKSPLGLFAGRVLTTKKKKQRWAISTYKRRKLGIDKKADPLGGAPQARGIVLEKVGIAAKQPNSAIRKCVRVQLIKNGKTVTAFLPRDGAMNFIDEHDEVHIQGMGATQGGAMGDIPGVRFKVFKVNGTALHELVIGKKEKPRR encoded by the coding sequence ATGAGAAAATCACCACTTGGATTATTTGCTGGAAGAGTTCTTACAACTAAAAAGAAAAAACAACGTTGGGCAATCTCTACTTACAAGAGAAGAAAACTTGGTATTGATAAAAAGGCTGATCCTTTAGGGGGAGCACCTCAAGCACGCGGTATAGTTTTAGAAAAAGTAGGTATTGCAGCAAAACAGCCAAACTCTGCTATTAGAAAATGTGTTCGAGTTCAATTAATTAAAAACGGAAAAACTGTTACAGCATTTTTACCAAGAGACGGTGCCATGAACTTTATCGATGAGCACGACGAAGTACACATTCAAGGTATGGGTGCAACACAGGGTGGTGCAATGGGAGATATTCCTGGTGTAAGATTCAAAGTTTTCAAAGTTAACGGTACAGCATTACATGAATTAGTAATTGGAAAGAAGGAGAAACCAAGGAGATAG
- a CDS encoding 30S ribosomal protein S7, protein MAQTKNLLLFRKWDLSDIEVKDPGLKTAISLRKQILPYTYGRSALKRFNKADVNIVERLINKTMHFGKKYAKNTGRMTGKKTKLLNTVKTAFDIIALKTGQNPVEVLVRAIEFSAPNEDTTRIVYGGTVYHVSVDVAPIRRVDLALKFIADAIKEATFSNPKPIEEHMAEQLMLAAANDPAAPSVKKKHELERIAQASR, encoded by the coding sequence ATGGCACAAACTAAAAACTTGTTATTATTTAGAAAATGGGATTTGTCTGATATTGAAGTAAAGGATCCTGGATTAAAAACTGCAATCTCTTTGAGAAAGCAAATTCTGCCTTATACCTATGGGCGTTCAGCTTTGAAGAGATTCAATAAAGCAGATGTCAACATTGTTGAAAGACTAATCAACAAAACAATGCACTTTGGAAAGAAATATGCAAAGAACACCGGTAGAATGACTGGTAAGAAAACTAAACTTCTCAATACCGTAAAAACTGCTTTTGATATTATTGCACTAAAAACTGGTCAAAACCCAGTTGAAGTTTTAGTTAGAGCCATTGAATTCTCTGCTCCTAACGAAGACACTACCAGAATCGTATACGGTGGTACTGTATATCACGTATCTGTCGATGTTGCTCCAATTAGAAGAGTAGATTTAGCTTTGAAATTTATCGCAGATGCTATCAAAGAAGCAACCTTCTCAAACCCAAAACCAATTGAGGAACATATGGCTGAACAACTTATGCTTGCAGCAGCAAATGATCCTGCAGCACCTTCTGTAAAGAAGAAACACGAGTTGGAAAGAATAGCACAAGCATCAAGATAA
- a CDS encoding YkgJ family cysteine cluster protein, with the protein MSQKEIEESLNLLQKDWDVDPILRNFMLGKITDVSDYKIKVKDVVFHVPYLNSEKKYILWKCYWPDCHNCCDRQGRLPLSSDDLITIGKGLKYSKTSDFIKNETLTATYQEPGPSGQMTTMTTINLKRKTDETEADDGTHISCRFLDGEGGCSMHPDRPGVCYLYPFSSWLENEQGKARVHATYQFTGDCPGFYLADSLDPMKDEFKDYSKTIYDYNMASNRTNREGFGSVSFS; encoded by the coding sequence TTGTCTCAAAAAGAAATCGAAGAATCATTAAACTTGTTACAAAAGGATTGGGATGTTGACCCGATACTGCGCAATTTCATGCTGGGCAAAATTACAGACGTATCTGACTATAAAATCAAAGTCAAAGATGTTGTCTTTCACGTTCCTTATTTGAATTCTGAAAAAAAATACATTTTGTGGAAATGCTATTGGCCTGACTGTCACAACTGCTGTGATAGACAAGGTAGATTGCCATTGTCCTCTGATGATCTAATCACTATTGGCAAGGGATTGAAATATTCTAAGACTTCGGATTTTATAAAAAACGAAACACTGACTGCCACATATCAAGAACCTGGACCTTCAGGGCAAATGACTACAATGACTACAATTAATCTGAAAAGAAAAACCGATGAAACAGAGGCCGATGATGGAACCCATATCTCTTGTAGATTTTTAGATGGTGAAGGGGGATGCTCTATGCATCCAGACCGTCCTGGGGTATGCTATCTGTATCCGTTTTCTAGCTGGCTTGAAAACGAGCAAGGAAAGGCTAGAGTCCATGCAACATACCAATTCACTGGGGATTGTCCTGGGTTTTACTTGGCAGATTCCCTAGATCCGATGAAAGACGAATTCAAGGATTATTCTAAAACCATATACGATTACAACATGGCATCAAACAGAACAAATCGTGAAGGCTTTGGATCTGTTAGTTTCTCTTAG
- a CDS encoding matrixin family metalloprotease: MIKSSVLIGFVASLLFVSLIAYSLPAFAQGPDNPGKPDVIAVSGIVPGKNLVVHILLEVPPGADRNQAAAAALASQGARAFTVEEYSLTGLVWDQFSDGDPGNDSVIQRYNPQNDPTGGNGLTALLNTHATWNNVATSSFAFEYGGTTGKCPSLVQECKGRQTFDGNNDVAWLALRDANTLGVTWSGTSIDEADMALNTNFDWATDGVTNFDVETVFLHENGHAAGIGHSEVSGAIMEPVYAKPNRILQQDDIDALTALYPGTSTPTNNSPTVSISSPSDNSSFDSASVILFAGSASDIEDGDITANLSWTSNIDGAIGTGGSFSASLTDGTHIITAQVTDAGGKTATDSITITVGEIIVAEKTSVNPIVYSLTGGKNSDRHLLVTIHVVDNLGQGVAGANVSITLDRDTPPPFTYTGSATTGTDGKITFQLSNAKSGCYTTVVAVDSVPAWDGVQPQDGSDPENPGFCKP, translated from the coding sequence ATGATAAAGTCTTCTGTTCTAATTGGTTTTGTAGCCTCATTGTTGTTTGTAAGTTTAATCGCGTATTCCCTTCCTGCATTTGCTCAAGGTCCTGATAATCCTGGTAAACCTGACGTTATTGCAGTTTCTGGAATTGTTCCAGGAAAGAATTTAGTTGTTCATATTTTATTAGAAGTTCCACCTGGGGCTGATAGAAATCAAGCAGCTGCTGCTGCCCTTGCAAGTCAAGGTGCACGAGCATTCACTGTTGAAGAATATTCTCTAACTGGTTTAGTTTGGGACCAATTCTCTGATGGTGATCCTGGAAATGATTCTGTTATTCAGAGATACAATCCACAAAATGATCCTACTGGCGGTAATGGACTTACTGCATTACTTAACACTCATGCTACTTGGAATAATGTTGCCACATCTAGTTTTGCTTTTGAATATGGTGGAACAACAGGCAAATGTCCTTCACTAGTTCAAGAATGTAAAGGTCGTCAAACCTTTGATGGTAACAATGATGTTGCATGGCTTGCATTAAGGGATGCAAACACCTTAGGTGTTACATGGTCCGGTACCAGCATTGATGAAGCAGATATGGCTTTGAATACTAATTTTGATTGGGCAACTGATGGTGTAACTAACTTTGATGTTGAAACCGTATTTTTACATGAAAATGGTCATGCTGCTGGAATTGGCCACTCTGAAGTTTCTGGTGCAATCATGGAACCTGTTTATGCTAAACCAAATCGTATATTGCAACAAGACGATATTGATGCGTTAACTGCTCTATATCCTGGCACCTCTACTCCTACAAACAATTCTCCAACTGTATCAATCTCTAGTCCTTCTGATAATTCATCATTTGACTCTGCATCTGTAATCCTATTTGCAGGATCTGCAAGTGACATTGAAGATGGTGACATTACTGCTAATTTGTCTTGGACATCAAACATTGATGGTGCCATTGGCACTGGAGGTTCATTTTCAGCTTCTTTAACTGATGGAACTCATATTATAACTGCTCAAGTTACAGATGCTGGTGGAAAAACAGCTACTGATTCAATTACCATTACTGTTGGAGAAATAATTGTTGCAGAAAAGACCTCTGTTAATCCAATAGTCTACAGTCTTACTGGTGGAAAAAACAGTGACAGACATTTACTAGTTACAATTCATGTTGTAGATAATCTAGGCCAAGGTGTAGCCGGCGCTAATGTATCTATTACATTAGATCGTGATACACCTCCACCATTCACATATACTGGAAGTGCAACCACTGGAACAGATGGCAAAATCACATTCCAATTAAGTAATGCAAAAAGTGGATGTTATACAACAGTTGTAGCAGTTGATTCTGTTCCTGCTTGGGATGGAGTACAACCACAAGATGGTTCTGATCCTGAAAATCCTGGATTCTGTAAACCTTAA
- a CDS encoding NAD(P)/FAD-dependent oxidoreductase → MKIAVMGMGVAGSYLMARLKDSEHDVTGYERMREENHDSICAWGTIKPVLTEFCKKTGRDFNDFLIHDGKNMHVKMNNDVKFDIGLKGLCTYDKLALIKDFIKDSKVIYGEAPKLEELEKEYDMIVDCTGFHRVYLPKLKEDFFLPTYEYKVEYEDKVPYDDFYIEPFPGMSGYFWYFPLGEKYAHIGAGDYNKQHIKATDDFLKKHGGKVLKTKGRPIRLATPDRCKPYYSGKVVGVGESIGTVYALLGEGIIPSMQCVDIFLENMHDFKAYEKAVEEHYKVYAKVFNFVRAKIHKDFSFLKALPDFIAIFRYMKKNEDRFGMNIKIADLMKVAKA, encoded by the coding sequence TTGAAGATTGCAGTGATGGGCATGGGAGTAGCAGGCTCTTATCTTATGGCCAGGCTAAAAGACTCTGAACACGACGTTACCGGATATGAGAGAATGCGAGAAGAGAACCACGATTCTATTTGCGCATGGGGAACAATCAAACCAGTCCTAACAGAGTTTTGCAAAAAGACTGGCAGGGATTTTAATGATTTTCTAATTCATGATGGAAAAAACATGCATGTCAAGATGAACAACGATGTAAAGTTCGACATAGGACTCAAAGGGTTATGCACATATGACAAGCTAGCACTGATCAAGGATTTCATAAAAGACTCCAAAGTTATCTACGGAGAAGCACCAAAACTTGAAGAGCTTGAAAAAGAGTACGACATGATAGTTGACTGTACTGGATTTCACAGAGTGTACTTGCCAAAATTAAAAGAAGATTTCTTTTTACCAACATACGAATACAAGGTAGAGTACGAAGACAAGGTTCCATATGACGACTTTTACATAGAGCCATTTCCTGGAATGTCAGGATATTTCTGGTATTTCCCACTGGGTGAAAAATATGCACACATTGGTGCAGGTGATTACAATAAACAGCACATCAAGGCAACTGATGATTTCCTAAAGAAACACGGTGGCAAGGTTCTCAAAACCAAGGGAAGGCCAATCAGACTTGCAACACCGGACAGATGCAAGCCATACTATTCAGGCAAGGTCGTAGGTGTTGGGGAATCAATCGGTACAGTCTATGCTCTGCTAGGGGAGGGAATCATCCCATCAATGCAGTGTGTTGATATATTCTTGGAGAACATGCATGATTTCAAAGCATATGAGAAAGCAGTGGAGGAGCACTACAAGGTGTATGCCAAAGTTTTCAATTTTGTTCGAGCAAAGATTCACAAGGATTTCAGTTTCTTAAAAGCGCTGCCAGACTTTATTGCAATATTTAGATACATGAAAAAGAACGAAGACAGATTTGGAATGAACATCAAGATTGCAGATTTGATGAAAGTCGCTAAAGCCTAA
- a CDS encoding nitroreductase family protein, with protein sequence MDVFEAIETRRAIKKFDSTYTMSSDDVQKLLSHVILAPTSYNQQNWRFVYATDQSVKEKISVAARGQAQPRDGSLVIVLCGDTTAWRTDPLRYWKNHPAEKQETVKAALERKYKDNPQNQRDEAIRSCGMAAQTIMLAARQMGLDSCPMVGFEYDELADVIKLPESHVIVMMVVVGKRAEDAAERGGQLPLNQVAFENHF encoded by the coding sequence ATGGACGTCTTCGAAGCTATAGAGACTCGCCGTGCAATCAAAAAATTTGACAGCACATATACAATGAGCAGTGATGATGTCCAGAAATTATTGAGCCATGTTATCTTGGCACCTACTAGCTACAACCAACAGAACTGGAGATTTGTCTATGCTACTGATCAGTCTGTAAAGGAAAAAATTTCAGTTGCAGCAAGAGGACAGGCCCAACCAAGAGACGGCTCTTTGGTTATAGTGCTGTGCGGTGATACAACTGCATGGAGAACTGACCCGCTGCGTTACTGGAAGAATCATCCTGCAGAAAAACAAGAGACGGTAAAGGCCGCCCTTGAGAGAAAGTACAAAGATAATCCGCAGAACCAACGAGATGAGGCAATCCGTTCTTGTGGGATGGCAGCTCAGACAATAATGCTTGCAGCAAGACAGATGGGACTGGACTCTTGTCCTATGGTTGGATTCGAGTACGATGAACTAGCTGATGTGATCAAACTTCCCGAGAGCCACGTAATAGTAATGATGGTAGTAGTTGGGAAAAGAGCAGAAGATGCAGCAGAACGTGGCGGCCAGTTGCCATTGAATCAGGTCGCATTTGAGAATCATTTTTAG
- a CDS encoding TIGR00266 family protein — protein sequence MEYEIVKNPMGLIEFSLNKNEKITAEAAAMVYMKGNIVTETRMRKGGFFKSLKAAALGGESFFVNEFIAEEDDCKLGLTGNMLGDIEVIDVDEEFIVQSGSFVGSTTDVTLDTAWQGFTKGIFGSNLFMLKTVGAGKMFVNGWGGILKKQLGSGEKMILDNYQLVALSSTAGYRVTKHGSMKTTLFGGDALVIEIVGPGTVYLQTKNIMEFVRALIPFLPKRN from the coding sequence TTGGAATATGAGATTGTAAAAAACCCGATGGGTCTAATTGAGTTTTCGCTAAACAAAAATGAGAAAATTACTGCAGAAGCTGCTGCAATGGTATACATGAAAGGAAACATTGTAACTGAAACCAGGATGAGAAAGGGCGGATTTTTCAAATCCCTCAAAGCTGCAGCCCTTGGTGGCGAATCATTTTTTGTAAATGAGTTTATCGCAGAAGAAGACGACTGCAAGCTAGGCCTTACTGGAAACATGCTAGGAGACATTGAGGTAATTGATGTAGATGAGGAGTTTATCGTCCAGTCCGGCTCTTTTGTCGGCTCTACAACCGATGTGACACTGGACACTGCATGGCAGGGGTTCACCAAGGGCATCTTTGGAAGCAATCTGTTTATGCTAAAGACTGTAGGTGCTGGCAAAATGTTTGTCAACGGATGGGGCGGAATTTTGAAAAAACAACTCGGATCCGGCGAGAAGATGATACTGGACAACTATCAGCTAGTTGCCCTGAGCTCTACTGCGGGATACAGGGTCACAAAGCATGGCAGCATGAAGACTACACTGTTTGGGGGAGATGCACTAGTAATTGAGATTGTGGGGCCTGGCACCGTATACCTGCAGACTAAGAACATCATGGAGTTTGTCCGTGCACTGATTCCGTTTTTGCCCAAAAGAAACTAG
- a CDS encoding zinc-ribbon domain-containing protein, translating to MDCTKCGFDIKEEDTQFCPKCGTSLNDFANPNTEKPASNTTPSGFQRTPEWKSEGTTLVLTIVLGLFGFGGIGHLYLGQLGKGIGILIVGIILLIVAIFTYGIGLVILIPFAIWVIFDARKQCRKYNDVLEKTGKAPW from the coding sequence GTGGATTGTACTAAATGTGGTTTTGACATTAAAGAAGAAGATACACAGTTTTGCCCAAAATGTGGAACTTCACTAAATGATTTTGCTAATCCAAACACAGAGAAACCTGCTTCAAATACCACTCCATCTGGATTTCAGAGAACGCCTGAATGGAAATCAGAAGGAACTACACTTGTACTTACAATAGTTCTGGGATTATTTGGATTTGGAGGAATTGGACATCTCTACTTGGGACAACTAGGAAAAGGAATTGGCATATTGATTGTAGGAATTATTCTTTTGATTGTTGCAATTTTTACATATGGAATAGGGTTGGTCATATTGATTCCATTTGCAATATGGGTAATCTTTGATGCACGTAAGCAATGTAGAAAATATAACGATGTCTTGGAAAAAACAGGCAAAGCTCCCTGGTAG
- a CDS encoding thermonuclease family protein encodes MKPVIIIGIVIVGIIGSIAIFASFPTDTWQDKRVDIIGVAPPDENKEKIDCLSNGGTWEFASCTTIRDTKPPMIQTPDCSGTAKCITETVTKIVDGDTIYTKNYKIRLSLTNTPEKNEPRFQEAAAFTAMHCPVGSIITVDQDDLQPYDVYDRMLGKVYCEGGVINEILLSNGLANILTRYCDTSEFLGEDWAVKYGCAATKTESLKSEISNCDLSYPDFCILSPPPDLDCGDIPYKRFTVLQPDPHRFDGDKDGIGCES; translated from the coding sequence TTGAAACCAGTAATAATTATTGGAATTGTTATCGTAGGAATTATTGGCTCTATTGCAATCTTTGCATCTTTTCCAACTGACACTTGGCAAGACAAAAGAGTAGACATCATAGGAGTTGCACCCCCTGATGAGAACAAAGAAAAGATTGATTGTCTATCAAATGGTGGTACATGGGAGTTTGCTAGTTGTACCACAATTAGAGATACAAAACCTCCGATGATACAAACACCTGATTGCTCTGGTACTGCAAAATGTATTACAGAAACAGTTACAAAAATAGTTGATGGCGATACAATTTACACAAAAAATTACAAGATTCGTCTATCACTAACTAATACTCCTGAGAAAAATGAACCTCGATTCCAAGAGGCTGCAGCATTTACTGCCATGCATTGTCCTGTTGGAAGTATCATTACAGTAGACCAGGATGACTTGCAGCCATATGATGTCTATGATAGAATGTTGGGCAAAGTTTACTGTGAAGGCGGAGTAATCAATGAAATACTGCTATCTAATGGTCTTGCCAATATTTTGACTCGATATTGTGACACATCAGAGTTTTTAGGTGAGGATTGGGCTGTAAAATACGGCTGTGCTGCAACCAAGACTGAATCTTTAAAATCAGAAATCAGTAATTGTGATTTGTCGTATCCAGACTTTTGTATTCTATCTCCACCTCCAGATTTAGACTGTGGAGACATTCCGTACAAGAGATTTACAGTATTGCAGCCTGATCCTCATAGGTTTGATGGGGATAAAGATGGGATTGGTTGTGAATCATAA